From the Rhinatrema bivittatum chromosome 3, aRhiBiv1.1, whole genome shotgun sequence genome, one window contains:
- the LOC115087967 gene encoding tripartite motif-containing protein 2-like translates to MSIRSAGISQILDCAICAERYDDRERRPKLLQCGHTFCKRCLGELSSSIIQQDKRGRDVTLQCPSCRQTTCLNIGSCVSQLSDNFAIISFLSCEEAERPQSDYCKRHRDEKIKFFCAPCQRLLCPSCALQHVSQSLHKVEKAESAAMAYREQIHLAIVDCKEKQKVLDKILQDATKEKQQLEGLSQSFFQLLNTTSDVLLLSRRQMLKQLEDLASQACLATPLTLKNSQSCSQVTAGAGFQVPPGVWCTPDSAEKSPSSFRVFQNRADCRIKYASGRIVRELRNHRNGQELFNIPIDVIESD, encoded by the exons ATGAGTATCCGAAGCGCTGGCATAAGCCAAATATTGGACTGTGCAATCTGTGCTGAGAGATACGATGACAGAGAACGCAGGCCTAAGCTTTTGCAGTGTGGGCACACGTTCTGCAAGCGGTGCCTGGGTGAGCTTTCCAGCAGCATTATTCAACAGGATAAAAGGGGCAGAGATGTCACACTTCAGTGTCCCAGTTGCCGACAAACAACTTGCCTTAATATTGGAAGCTGCGTTTCTCAGCTCTCTGATAACTTTGCCATCATTAGTTTTCTAAGCTGTGAGGAGGCTGAAAGACCACAAAGCGACTACTGCAAGAGACACAGAGATGAAAAAATCAAGTTTTTCTGTGCCCCGTGCCAAAG GTTGCTGTGTCCTAGTTGTGCTCTCCAACACGTATCGCAAAGCCTTCACAAGGTGGAGAAAGCTGAGTCAGCAGCTATGGCATACAGAGAGCAAATTCACTTGGCCATAGTAGACTGCAAGGAAAAGCAAAAGGTTCTAGATAAGATTTTGCAAGATGCTACCAAGGAAAAGCAGCAGCTTGAAGGCTTGTCACAGTCTTTTTTTCAGCTTTTGAATACCACTTCTGATGTGCTGCTACTATCACGCAGGCAAATGCTAAAGCAATTAGAGGACCTTGCTTCCCAGGCATGTTTGGCCACCCCTTTAACCTTAAAGAATTCACAAAGTTGTTCACAGGTGACAGCAGGGGCAGGCTTTCAGGTACCTCCAGGAGTCTGGTGCACTCCAGATTCTGCTGAAAAATCTCCCAGTTCTTTCAGAGTTTTTCAAAACAGAGCTGACTGTAGGATAAAATATGCTTCCGGCAGAATTGTGAGAGAGCTCAGAAATCATAGGAATGGCCAAGAATTGTTCAACATCCCTATAGATGTCATTGAGTCCGACTAG